The nucleotide window TAAATGGGAGCCCGGAATATGTAAGAGCTTGCTGTGAAGCTAGTCTAAAGCGGCTAGATGTCGACTACATTGATCTGTACTACCAGCACCGTGTCGATGTTTCAGTGCCAATTGAGGATACTGTATGATTAATTTAAGACACTTTTCACTTTCCCTTTTTCTATCATCCTTGAAATCCATGGTTTCAATGTCATATTTGGACTATCTTTAGATTAAAGACACTTTTCGCTTTCCGCTTATCCTTGAAATCCATGATTTCAATGTCATATTAGGACTATCTTTAGATCTAAatgtttgttctgttttggtggTATGAGGAAGATGGGGGAGCTTAAGAAGTTGGTAAATGAAGGAAAGATAATGTACATTGGTCTATCAGAAGCTAGTATAGACACAATAATGAGGGCTCATGCTGTTCATCCCATCACTGCTGTGCAAATGGAATATTCTCTTTGGACTCGTGATATTGAAGATGAGATTATTCCACTTTGCCGGTTTGTTATTTTCACCTCTGAATTTTACAATGTCCAGTTATTCAAGTTTGGTGAAGTTGTTACTTTTGAAAACTTGGATATATGCATTTACTCTTCCCCGTACTTAACAGAAAGCTTGGAATTGGGATAGTGTCATATAGTCCCCTCGGTCGTGGGTTCTTCGGTGGGAAGGCAGTTCTAGAGAGCTTGCCTGCAGAAAGTTGGTTGGTATAAAGCGACAGAAGTATATAAATGCCTTGTTCAATATTTAGTTAGAGCTACCAATCACCTTTGTAAAATGTAAACTTATATCATTGTTTGTTTATCCTAGACAACTCATCCAAGGTTCAATGGCGAGAATTTGGAAAAGAACAAACTTTTCTATAACAAACTTGTCAACCTTGCTGCCAAGCATTCGTGCACTGCTCCACAATTAGCTCTGGCATGGCTTCTCCACCAGGGCAATGACATAATCCCAATCCCCGGTACATTTGATTCTTTCTCTTGCACATAAAGCTCTTGTTACATTTTGTGTTGTGGTGTTTATATACTGATTGGTGAACGTGGTTTAATTTGTAAATCAAACAGGGACTACTAAAGTCAAGAACCTTGATATCAATGTTGGATCAGTAAATGTGAAGCTTACCGAAGAGGATTTGAGAGAAATTTCTGATGCTGTGCCCATTGACGAAGTCGGGGGCAACAGAGAATTTGAACTCTTCTCAAAATTTATGTGGAACAATGCAAATACTCCATCAAAGTAATTGGAAGTCAGCTGATATCGGTTCTTTCGTGTACTGAATAAGTTTGTGTACTAGTATCAATACTATAATAAATCTGGTTACTCTAGTTTCAGTTCATCAGCCATTAAAGAAAGTTTTGTATATATGTACGTACACATGCATGTATGTCGATTCAAGTTCCCATTAATAAGGCTTTGCAAGTTGATAGACATGAAGATGATGTAGGCACTTAATGTGTGGAGTATAATATCCTAACAGTTTCGAATGTTCTGGACAAGCTCCATGTTTTGAATAGATGACATGATCGATCGTACTTCCCTACAAGTCATCTTTAACAGGATACTGGACATGCAGCATGATTTCAAGACGAGGCCCGTGCACCATTTGAATCATATAAACTCCACGAAATAAAGCAAGCCaggaatccaaattccacaagTGAAAAGTAGAATAACTCCCGATACACGAGAGTACAACAAATCCCCTTAACTCTTAATACACGAATTTCAACAAACCCCCTTAATTAACTCCTACCAGGTAGAAAGGCCATTTTACAATCATATCTATACTATTGTAAACCCTAAATTACCTAAAGCTTATAGTTTTATTGGTCATTACCCtatagggatttttttttttgattaaattcagtttagtcccttgaactttagggctaaaatcactTTGAtccctgactttttttttttaatcacgatggtccctgcacttctaaatTACATCAACCTAGTCCAAAATTTGACTTTAACTCGACGTCATGTGCTGAGTTGGAGCCAACATAGGGGGCCCACTTTTCTGATTTTAAACACCCAAcgaagggtaaaatggtcatttctaatttaatctaatttctatttttttctctcttttcttctctctctctcttgcgcTCTGTTTCACTCTCCCAATTCGCATAACCCAAAACCCGATCTGAGCCGTGATCTccgccctcctcctcctcctcctttcctCTACAGCCCCGCCTCTCCCACTCCCATTCCCACCACTTCAACTATCGCCACCAAACCCCCATCTCCCAAAACGACGACGTTTCCCTCTCCAACCCCCTCATCTCTGAGGTAATCACCACCGCCGTCACCACCATCCCCGCCGACGACATACCGATGGCCATAGCTTCCTCTCGACACCGCTGTCATCGCACTTTGGTTTTCACAGAAGAGCTTCAGTGAAAGAGAATCGAAGCCCTAAAGCTTCTCAAGTTCGCAGGCAAATTTTCTGATTCCGGCCAGTTCGTGAAGTCTCACCGATGGCCGAAGCTTCTTCTCGATATCGTGGATGTCCCTATGGTGTCGGATTGTCCCAAAAATGAAGCATGAGTGAGAATCGAAGGAGATGGTGTAGGGGTTTCACGGTGGGTTTTTATCCTTTTTCGGCTGCCTTTGGTTTCAActcaggtatgaaagttggtcAATTCTTCGAGCTTTACCCCTATGTATACTTGAATTTGAGTTTGGATGAGATTTGAAGAAAGTTGGGTTTTGAGCAGTGGCTGACCACCGTGTAGTTACTGTGCATAGCGACGATGGTGGTTGTCGGAGTTGATTTCTGGCCTTAGTTACTGGCTTCGTCCCCAACCTGCTCAAGAACCTCCTTGGTGGAAATTTAATTGACCAGAACTGGGTCACTTGGTGGTCTTTGTGTCTGGAGGAGCAGCAGTAGAAGCAAAATGCATCTCCACCGCAGTCCAAGCAGGACATTTTCTTCTCAAAGCTCAAAATGCTACAGAAGTGGTTATCTGGAGAAATGTGATAGTGGTAATATTGGTGTACAACTATTGTTGGCACCCAATGGGAGTTCAAAATTCACATAAGGGAGTTGCTTTTGTTTCAGATGAAATTGCAGAGAGGAAGAGacagtcagagagagagagagagaagaaaagagagaaaatgaagagaaaaatttttttaaaaaaaaatttagattaaattagaaatgatCATTTTGCCATTCTTTGGGTGTTTAAAATCAGAAAAGTGGGCCCTTATAtatgtcggctccaactcagcatATGACGTCATCTTTCTAGTCAAAGTCAAATTTTAGACTAGGTTGATGTAATTTGGAACTACAGGGACcatcttgattaaaaaaaaagtcagggaccaaagtgattttagccctaaagttcaagggactaaactgactttagtccttttttttttagccaaTAAGATCATCTACCGGTCACTTTTATTATGTTTGTTCTTAACCTTGTATAGCTGAGTAAATTTTTTATAGTGAGATTTCTAAccaaagattttttttgttgatcaaATCTAACCAAAGATTTTAGAAAGAAATCGACCGACAAAAAAACATTAAAGAATCGATGCATTATGCATGTTAATATGTTATTATCTGGCTTAATACTTAATACAGTACTATTCCGTACGTCGATCAGTACATGTCACCCCGTTTGGCCGTCTCTTTATCAGTGTCTCCCAAGGGTATACGTATATCATTATTCAATACTAAAATTAAACCTGAAGGTGACATTATCTCCGACtgaagcatcatcatcatcgacAGTGCTTGATTCCCATTCACCTCCGATATCTTCCTCACTTTCAGAGTCATCTTCAGTATCACTGCCATTGTTAACAACATCAAGAATAGACCTAAAAAGGCTAAAATGATCGTCACCATCATCActattttcttcctcttctgacTCTGCCGGCAAAGAGAACCTGCAAAGCGGGCAGAGAGTGCTCATCCCCATCCACTTTTTGATACAGGCCCTGTGGAACCTGTGCTTGCAAGGCATTTCCTTGGCTTCGTCGCCGACCTTCAAGCCATCCAAGCAGATACTGCATTCATTACCTTCCTCAGATGCCACTGTCACAGTTGGCATGGCCTCTATGGAGACCTCGGATGCCCTCGGCCGCGACACAGAGGATGTCCGATCGATGACACCAGGTAGCCCTCCAGTAAATATTGGCCCACTGATAGTAAAACTGTGCAATATTGGCACGCGTTGGTCCGAGAAAGAGACTAATGATTCCGATAGGGACAATTGACCATCGTCGTTTGCTTCGGAATTAGACATATCCTTTGCTTGCTCTTCTTGATTACTAGATATGTTAAGAGAGAGTTATCTAATTGATGATTCATATCATTGACTGCATATAAATAGTGCAGCCCTAAATCCTAACtcgagaaggagaaggcaatcATTTCCCTGTAGTAATAGGATTATGCATCCTTGTAGACTGTAGTTTGAATTGAAATGAATATTTCTGTAGTTTGAGTTGAAAGAACGCTTGAAactaaactaaaacaaaagcaaaccCAAGATTTCGCCAAAGAGAGAAGTATGTCATCGGCATGCAGCAGCAGAAGCCATAGCCAATATCGAAGAGCTCCTTACTCAGATCCTTGTGTCGGTGCCATTACGATCACTTGCTCGTTTCAAGTGCGTCTCCACGCATTggctatctctctctcttatctCCGACCCCCACACCCTTAAGCGAAATCCAAGACGAGTCCTTCAAGTCCATCCCTCTTAATTGGTAACAGTCAAATGCCATCTGGTTGGAATCCCTTCAAAACCCTTAACAATTCAATCCCTGATGGATCCCAAGTTGAGGATTCTTCAGTCCTGCAATGGCCAGCTCCTTCTCTGCCTTTGCGAGACAATGAAAGAAAGAAGACATGATTCGGTATACATTTTTAATCCCACAACCAACCAATTCCGGGCTGtttctgtttggctccaaaataagtatgggtgcaaactgtctcttttgctgatgtgattgcgcaggcgtgccagtaccgtggggtgcagtcatcgggaagtcccttgacctgacttcttgatcaaacgatgtggacgaaaagagcaccaacctcgtcacagggttcttttcttgcctttcggaaaaggacttttcGCCTTACtggtaaggactttggttgtgatctcttgcgttcaccgaatcgatacttagtgttgtagactgagcagagcaatcaatgggaagttggagaaaacacgggttttgctaaagcgtgactttagcttcgctgggttgcgagggcgttacccttgcttcgctggtcgagatagtctcggtggcagtggtactggcagtTGGCTCTTAGGGAGACTGAggctggaagtacggtcgccgggttggtttggtggcactgacagtcggctcttgaagAGACTGGGACTAGAGTGTGGTCACCAGTAAGAGAGGTTGCTCTGGGGAGACAATCGTAGAG belongs to Rosa chinensis cultivar Old Blush chromosome 4, RchiOBHm-V2, whole genome shotgun sequence and includes:
- the LOC112198165 gene encoding perakine reductase, which gives rise to MEDNYQIQIPKVQLGSQGLEVSRLGFGCGGLSGIYKAPPLSHEAGCSVIKEAFDRGITFFDTSDLYGHNHDNEIMVGKALKQLPREKVQLATKFGIFKLGDFQLGINGSPEYVRACCEASLKRLDVDYIDLYYQHRVDVSVPIEDTMGELKKLVNEGKIMYIGLSEASIDTIMRAHAVHPITAVQMEYSLWTRDIEDEIIPLCRKLGIGIVSYSPLGRGFFGGKAVLESLPAESWLTTHPRFNGENLEKNKLFYNKLVNLAAKHSCTAPQLALAWLLHQGNDIIPIPGTTKVKNLDINVGSVNVKLTEEDLREISDAVPIDEVGGNREFELFSKFMWNNANTPSK
- the LOC112198631 gene encoding E3 ubiquitin-protein ligase MPSR1 yields the protein MSNSEANDDGQLSLSESLVSFSDQRVPILHSFTISGPIFTGGLPGVIDRTSSVSRPRASEVSIEAMPTVTVASEEGNECSICLDGLKVGDEAKEMPCKHRFHRACIKKWMGMSTLCPLCRFSLPAESEEEENSDDGDDHFSLFRSILDVVNNGSDTEDDSESEEDIGGEWESSTVDDDDASVGDNVTFRFNFSIE